The nucleotide window tacgccactatggaatacagccgacgaattattaCGTTATGAACATGGCGCAGGATTCATATCATTGAAACAAGAGGCATAGGGCGAGATTGAGTCACCCGATGTAATCCTGCTGCCAGTGGGTATGACGTAGTTGTGGAGGCCAAATCGTGACCTTCGACCTGTTTGCTTTATAACTCCAGAGgggtatgtcacagataggtaaaagtatactttttctggattgGGAACACGAGGAATAATTTGGGGAACTTTTCAAcagaattttgacctctgtgtgaactttgacccgccatatctcaaaatgctcaatgctgacagagttccagtaaacttatttttggtggtcttgagaagcaatatccatcaaaaacaaaactatggacatcAAAACAAGCTTCTGGGGCAAAATTGAGTTTGGCAGCCGGACTATAGGGGAACTGAGGACAGGAGGCCTTATTTAGGGGCAACCGTCACTCTTTAGTAGTTTTTCCCCAATTACACCCCTGAAATATAGATTTTCCTTACCACGTTGATCACTTCTTCAATAGTAGGTCGTCTGCGCCAATCTTCTTCCCAGCACTGCTTCATCAGATCTTTGATGGGTTGGGGGCAGTCCTCAGGAATGGGTAGTCTTTCCTTCTCGGTGATGACCTTCCAAACTATCACATGCCATTCTAAGCCTTCGAAAGGAACCTTTCCTGTCCGCATCTCCCACAATACTACAGCGAATGCGAAAATGTCGTATTTGGGGGACAGTACGCCTTTTTCTAGGAGCTCAGGTGCCATCCAGCGGTGGGAGGCTCTTTCTGTTACATTTTCGACTGTAGCTGCGAGATTCTTGGCCAATCCAAAATCACCTAGTTTCAAGTTATTCTCTGTCGTTATCATATAATTGGGCGATTTTACGTCTTTGTGAATAATCTGCCTATGTCTTAAGTATTCTAGTGGCCTTGCTGCCTGTTCTGCCCAGTTTAAGAAGTGTTGATCAGAAAGGCATTTCCCTCTGAGGTTGTCCAAGTACGACCGCAATGAACCGCCTTCACATAGCTCTAAGATCAGCATGAACTCCATTTCCTCATCGACAACACCTAGAAGCTTGACTATATTACGATGATCAAGTCCTGACATAATTTCAAGTTCATGTACATCACGCTTT belongs to Amphiura filiformis chromosome 18, Afil_fr2py, whole genome shotgun sequence and includes:
- the LOC140140072 gene encoding mitogen-activated protein kinase kinase kinase 20-like, which codes for MAHVTSHSVNHIKRSDLNYVKDLGEGGYGSVYQMTWQRPQGPIEIAAKKLRKRDVHELEIMSGLDHRNIVKLLGVVDEEMEFMLILELCEGGSLRSYLDNLRGKCLSDQHFLNWAEQAARPLEYLRHRQIIHKDVKSPNYMITTENNLKLGDFGLAKNLAATVENVTERASHRWMAPELLEKGVLSPKYDIFAFAVVLWEMRTGKVPFEGLEWHVIVWKVITEKERLPIPEDCPQPIKDLMKQCWEEDWRRRPTIEEVINVITTAAAAAATAAGRGFGQRQLTAGPRAELVPGPWNDERQICAQGCSGELSDACGIEVDSSNEEIAVADIGISQVKVYTTNGEYISIIWTLRKDWNQE